The Thermobispora bispora DSM 43833 genome window below encodes:
- a CDS encoding XdhC family protein produces the protein MRDVLPQLMEWWENGEVFGLATVVNTYRSAPRPPGAALAVRGDEVVGSVSGGCVEGAVYELAREVVASGRPVLERYGVSDDDAFAVGLTCGGIIDIYVEPVSRDTFPELGEVAAAVAEGDPIAVATVVAGPGTGARRVVRPDRATGSLGSPGLDRAVDDDARGMLAQGITGLRRYGTQGERLKDEVQVFVSSFAPPARMLVFGAIDFAAAVARIGKFLGYHVTVCDARPVFATRKRFPEADEVVVEWPHRYLARTRVDERTVICVLTHDPKFDVPLLEVALRTPAAYVGAMGSRRTHEDRLARLREAGLTDEELARLRSPIGLDLGARTPEETAVSIAAELIMTRWGGTGRPLRTTEGPIHRESAA, from the coding sequence GGCTCGCCACGGTGGTGAACACCTACCGGAGCGCGCCCCGCCCGCCCGGCGCCGCCCTGGCCGTGCGCGGCGACGAGGTGGTCGGCAGCGTGTCGGGCGGCTGCGTCGAAGGCGCGGTCTACGAGCTCGCCCGCGAGGTGGTGGCCAGCGGGCGGCCGGTGCTCGAGCGGTACGGGGTGAGCGACGACGACGCCTTCGCCGTGGGCCTCACCTGCGGGGGGATCATCGACATCTACGTGGAGCCGGTCTCCCGGGACACCTTCCCCGAGCTGGGGGAGGTCGCCGCGGCCGTCGCCGAGGGCGACCCGATCGCCGTGGCCACGGTGGTGGCCGGGCCGGGGACCGGCGCCCGCCGCGTCGTCCGGCCGGACCGCGCCACCGGCTCGCTCGGGTCGCCGGGCCTCGACCGGGCGGTCGACGACGACGCGCGCGGCATGCTCGCCCAGGGGATCACCGGGCTGCGCCGGTACGGCACGCAGGGGGAGCGGCTCAAGGACGAGGTGCAGGTCTTCGTCAGCTCCTTCGCGCCCCCGGCGCGGATGCTCGTCTTCGGCGCGATCGACTTCGCCGCCGCGGTCGCGCGGATCGGCAAGTTCCTCGGGTACCACGTCACGGTCTGCGACGCCCGCCCGGTGTTCGCGACCCGCAAGCGCTTCCCCGAGGCGGACGAGGTCGTGGTGGAGTGGCCGCACAGGTACCTCGCCCGCACCCGGGTGGACGAGCGGACGGTCATCTGCGTGCTCACCCACGACCCCAAGTTCGACGTGCCGCTGCTCGAGGTGGCGCTGCGCACCCCGGCCGCGTACGTGGGCGCGATGGGCTCGCGGCGCACCCACGAGGACCGGCTGGCCCGGCTGCGCGAGGCCGGGCTCACCGACGAAGAGCTCGCCCGGCTGCGGTCGCCGATCGGGCTCGACCTGGGGGCGCGCACCCCGGAGGAGACCGCGGTCTCCATCGCCGCCGAGCTGATCATGACGCGGTGGGGCGGGACCGGGCGGCCGCTCCGCACGACCGAGGGCCCGATCCACCGCGAGAGCGCGGCATGA
- a CDS encoding nucleotidyltransferase family protein: MTAGGRRHGEVAGVLLAAGGGSRLGTPKAIVEYRGERLADRGARLLAEGGCHPVVVVLGAVLVPVRGAITVCNPDWATGMGSSLRAGLRALPGSARAAVIALADQPLIRPAAIARLIAAFHTGATVAVAAYGGVGRNPVLIAREHFAEVAELAEGDVGARPFLRAHPELVTLVPCDDAGDPADVDTPEDLRSLDP, from the coding sequence ATGACCGCGGGCGGGCGCCGGCACGGCGAGGTGGCGGGGGTCCTGCTCGCCGCCGGCGGGGGCAGCCGGCTGGGCACGCCGAAGGCGATCGTCGAGTACCGGGGGGAGCGGCTCGCCGACCGGGGCGCGCGGCTCCTCGCCGAGGGCGGCTGCCATCCGGTCGTGGTGGTGCTCGGCGCGGTGCTGGTCCCGGTCCGGGGCGCGATCACCGTGTGCAACCCGGACTGGGCCACGGGCATGGGCTCATCACTCCGCGCCGGCCTGCGCGCCCTCCCCGGCTCGGCCCGCGCCGCGGTGATCGCGCTGGCGGACCAGCCGCTGATCCGGCCCGCGGCGATCGCCCGGCTGATCGCGGCGTTCCACACCGGGGCCACGGTCGCCGTCGCCGCCTACGGCGGGGTGGGGCGGAACCCGGTGCTCATCGCCCGGGAGCACTTCGCCGAGGTGGCGGAGCTCGCCGAGGGCGACGTCGGGGCGCGCCCGTTCCTGCGCGCCCACCCGGAGCTGGTCACGCTCGTCCCCTGCGACGACGCCGGTGACCCGGCGGACGTCGACACGCCCGAGGACCTGCGCTCGCTCGATCCGTGA
- a CDS encoding SAM-dependent methyltransferase: MTDQQRLGDFDVPNVARMYDYYLGGKNHFPADRAAAEKVIELSRGYVKEAALENRLFLRRAVRFLAGECGVRRFLDLGTGLPTQGNVHEIALAEAPDAEVVYVDIDPLVAAHGRALLAGDPRVEFLEADLRDPDRIFAMLPERFTLDRPVGLLLVACLHFIPDEEDPAGIVARYRELLPPGSYIVISHVCSDSLQEIMAAAGNVYGNANAPFEARPRAAIERFFAGLELVEPGLVPVHEWRPEPDALPPRADIMAVLGGVGRRP, translated from the coding sequence GTGACGGACCAGCAGCGTCTCGGCGATTTCGACGTCCCGAACGTCGCGCGGATGTACGACTACTACCTGGGCGGCAAGAACCACTTCCCGGCCGATCGCGCGGCGGCGGAGAAGGTGATCGAGCTGTCGCGCGGGTACGTCAAGGAGGCCGCGCTGGAGAACCGTCTCTTCCTGCGCCGCGCGGTCCGGTTCCTCGCCGGCGAGTGCGGCGTCCGCCGCTTCCTCGACCTCGGCACCGGGCTGCCGACCCAGGGGAACGTGCACGAGATCGCGCTCGCCGAGGCGCCGGACGCCGAGGTGGTCTACGTGGACATCGACCCGCTGGTCGCCGCGCACGGCCGGGCGCTGCTCGCCGGTGACCCGCGGGTGGAGTTCCTCGAGGCGGACCTGCGCGACCCGGACCGGATCTTCGCCATGCTGCCCGAGCGGTTCACGCTCGACCGGCCGGTCGGCCTGCTCCTGGTCGCCTGCCTCCACTTCATCCCCGACGAGGAGGACCCGGCCGGGATCGTGGCGCGCTACCGCGAGCTGCTCCCGCCGGGCAGCTACATCGTGATCTCCCACGTGTGCTCCGACTCGCTCCAGGAGATCATGGCGGCCGCGGGCAACGTGTACGGCAACGCCAACGCCCCGTTCGAGGCGCGGCCCCGGGCGGCGATCGAGCGGTTCTTCGCCGGGCTGGAGCTGGTCGAACCCGGCCTGGTCCCGGTGCACGAGTGGCGGCCCGAGCCGGACGCGCTGCCGCCGCGGGCGGACATCATGGCGGTGCTCGGGGGAGTGGGCCGCCGCCCCTAG
- a CDS encoding LLM class F420-dependent oxidoreductase, producing MRIGMTLNYAGGFKETVAELADYEKAGLDIVFVAEAYSFDAVSQLGYIAAKTERLQIASGILPIYSRTPTLLAMTAAGLDYVSDGRFTLGIGASGPQVIEGFHGVPYTAPLGRTREIIEICRKVWRRERVEYQGKYYTLPLQGGTGLGKPLKLINHPVRERIPIVVAAIGPKNVQLAAELAEGWLPIFFVPEKCAEVWGDALAAGKSRRDPALGELDLIASMPLAIGDDVADLVEFGRDMAALYIGGMGAKSKNFYNDLARRYGYEKEAEQIQDLYLAGKKKEAAAMVPRELLEKTSLIGSEGYIRERIALMREVGVTTLCVTPMAATHEERVRLIERIKELVS from the coding sequence ATGCGGATCGGAATGACCCTCAACTACGCCGGGGGCTTCAAGGAGACGGTGGCCGAGCTGGCCGACTATGAGAAGGCCGGGCTCGACATCGTCTTCGTCGCCGAGGCGTACAGCTTCGACGCGGTGAGCCAGCTCGGCTACATCGCGGCCAAGACCGAGCGGCTGCAGATCGCGTCGGGCATCCTGCCCATCTACTCCCGCACGCCCACGCTGCTCGCGATGACGGCCGCCGGGCTGGACTACGTCTCCGATGGGCGGTTCACCCTCGGCATCGGCGCCTCGGGGCCCCAGGTGATCGAGGGCTTCCACGGCGTGCCGTACACCGCTCCGCTCGGCCGGACCCGGGAGATCATCGAGATCTGCCGGAAGGTGTGGCGGCGGGAGCGGGTGGAGTACCAGGGCAAGTACTACACCCTGCCGCTGCAGGGCGGGACCGGCCTCGGCAAGCCGCTCAAGCTGATCAACCACCCGGTGCGGGAGCGGATCCCGATCGTGGTCGCCGCGATCGGCCCGAAGAACGTCCAGCTCGCCGCGGAGCTCGCCGAGGGCTGGCTGCCGATCTTCTTCGTGCCGGAGAAGTGCGCCGAGGTGTGGGGCGACGCGCTCGCGGCCGGCAAGTCCCGCCGGGACCCCGCGCTCGGCGAGCTGGACCTGATCGCCAGCATGCCGCTCGCCATCGGCGACGACGTCGCCGACCTGGTGGAGTTCGGTAGGGACATGGCCGCCCTCTACATCGGCGGCATGGGGGCCAAGAGCAAGAACTTCTACAACGACCTGGCCCGCCGGTACGGCTACGAGAAGGAGGCCGAGCAGATCCAGGACCTCTACCTCGCCGGCAAGAAGAAGGAGGCGGCCGCCATGGTCCCGCGCGAGCTGCTGGAGAAGACCTCGCTCATCGGCTCCGAGGGGTACATCCGCGAGCGGATCGCCCTCATGCGCGAGGTCGGCGTCACCACGCTCTGCGTGACCCCGATGGCCGCCACCCATGAGGAGCGCGTGCGGCTGATCGAGAGGATCAAGGAGCTCGTCTCCTGA
- a CDS encoding M24 family metallopeptidase encodes MTQSVNHAERRARFAAALAERGVETALITWPVNVRYLTGLASSNAAVLVTASGGAVLATDARYAETARARCPDLEVIEHRDVAGVLLARAAGEVAVEADHMPVAEYRRLSDGHRLIPVSALVEPVRAVKDEAEIAALRLACEITDRAFAAVLERLAPGVTERRIARWLDTAMLELGADRPAFDTIVASGPNGAIAHHAPTDREIRAGDLVTMDFGACCDGYHADMTRTVAVGRPAGWQRDLYDLVRRAQRAGCDAVRPGATVHEVDAAARAVITEAGHGEHFHHGLGHGVGLEIHELPYLGPGKPGKLEPRVPITVEPGVYLPGRGGVRIEDTLVTRDDGPELLTLTTKDLLIL; translated from the coding sequence GTGACCCAGTCCGTGAACCATGCCGAACGACGCGCCCGGTTCGCCGCGGCCCTCGCCGAGCGCGGGGTGGAGACCGCGCTCATCACCTGGCCGGTCAACGTGCGCTACCTGACCGGCCTGGCCAGCTCCAACGCGGCGGTGCTCGTCACCGCCTCCGGCGGGGCGGTGCTCGCCACCGACGCCCGGTACGCGGAGACCGCCCGGGCGCGCTGCCCCGACCTGGAGGTGATCGAGCACCGCGACGTGGCCGGCGTGCTGCTCGCCCGCGCGGCGGGGGAGGTCGCGGTCGAGGCCGACCACATGCCGGTCGCCGAGTACCGCAGGCTCTCCGACGGGCACCGCCTCATCCCGGTGAGCGCGCTGGTGGAGCCGGTCCGGGCGGTGAAGGACGAGGCCGAGATCGCGGCGCTCCGGCTGGCCTGCGAGATCACCGACCGGGCGTTCGCCGCGGTCCTCGAACGGCTCGCGCCCGGGGTGACCGAGCGCCGGATCGCCCGCTGGCTCGACACCGCCATGCTCGAGCTGGGCGCGGACCGGCCCGCCTTCGACACGATCGTCGCCAGCGGGCCCAACGGCGCGATCGCCCACCACGCGCCCACGGACCGCGAGATCCGGGCGGGCGACCTGGTGACCATGGACTTCGGCGCGTGCTGCGACGGCTACCACGCCGACATGACCCGGACCGTGGCGGTCGGCCGGCCGGCCGGATGGCAGCGCGACCTCTACGATCTGGTCCGGCGGGCCCAGCGCGCCGGGTGCGACGCGGTACGGCCGGGCGCGACCGTGCACGAGGTGGACGCGGCCGCGCGCGCGGTGATCACCGAGGCCGGTCACGGGGAGCACTTCCACCACGGGCTCGGCCACGGGGTGGGCCTGGAGATCCACGAGCTGCCGTACTTGGGCCCCGGCAAGCCCGGTAAACTAGAACCTCGGGTTCCGATCACCGTCGAGCCGGGGGTCTACCTCCCGGGAAGAGGCGGTGTGCGCATCGAGGACACGCTTGTCACGCGTGATGACGGGCCGGAGCTTCTCACACTGACCACCAAGGACCTGCTCATTCTCTAA
- the efp gene encoding elongation factor P — translation MATTNDLKNGLVLKLEGGELWTVVEFQHVKPGKGGAFVRTKLKNVLSGKVVDRTFNAGVKVDVANVDKREMQFSYLDGDEFVFMDTQTYDMVHVPRSVVGDAANYMLENMTATVAFHEGTPLYVELPASVELVIAHTEPGVQGDRSTGGTKPATLETGAEIKVPLFITTGERVKVDTRTGEYLGRA, via the coding sequence GTGGCGACGACGAACGACCTTAAGAACGGACTCGTGCTCAAGCTCGAGGGCGGCGAGCTGTGGACCGTCGTCGAGTTCCAGCACGTCAAGCCCGGCAAGGGCGGTGCGTTCGTCCGTACCAAGCTCAAGAACGTCCTGTCCGGGAAGGTCGTCGACCGGACCTTCAACGCCGGCGTCAAGGTCGACGTGGCGAACGTCGACAAGCGCGAGATGCAGTTTTCCTACCTCGACGGTGACGAGTTCGTCTTCATGGACACCCAGACCTACGACATGGTCCACGTCCCCCGGTCGGTGGTGGGAGACGCTGCCAACTACATGCTCGAGAACATGACGGCGACGGTCGCCTTCCACGAGGGCACCCCGCTCTACGTGGAGCTCCCCGCCTCCGTCGAGCTGGTGATCGCGCACACCGAGCCGGGCGTGCAGGGCGACCGCTCCACCGGCGGGACCAAGCCGGCCACCCTCGAGACCGGTGCCGAGATCAAGGTTCCGCTGTTCATCACCACCGGTGAGAGGGTCAAGGTGGACACCCGGACCGGCGAGTACCTCGGCCGGGCCTGA
- the nusB gene encoding transcription antitermination factor NusB, with translation MTTVRGKGRQERTQARQRALDILFEAEARAVSPLQVLDERAKEADPPVLEYTVTLVEGVVRHQDRIDELISTYAQGWTLDRMPAVDRNILRAGTYEMLWSTDVPENVVISEWVRLAAELSTDESPHFVNGLLARFKELKPSLTI, from the coding sequence GTGACGACGGTACGGGGGAAGGGCCGCCAGGAGCGGACGCAAGCCCGCCAGCGGGCCCTGGACATCCTGTTCGAGGCCGAGGCCCGGGCGGTGAGCCCGCTGCAGGTGCTCGACGAACGGGCCAAGGAAGCGGATCCTCCGGTCCTCGAGTACACGGTCACCCTGGTCGAGGGCGTGGTGCGGCACCAGGACCGCATCGACGAGCTCATCTCCACCTACGCGCAGGGGTGGACACTCGACCGGATGCCGGCCGTAGACCGGAACATCCTCCGTGCCGGCACCTATGAGATGCTCTGGTCGACGGACGTGCCGGAGAACGTGGTCATCAGCGAATGGGTCCGGCTCGCGGCCGAGCTGTCGACCGACGAGTCTCCGCACTTCGTCAACGGCCTGCTCGCCCGGTTCAAGGAGCTCAAGCCGTCGCTGACGATCTAG
- a CDS encoding methyltransferase domain-containing protein, which translates to MRDATRQTVVWEALRAVLAERAAAAGTGSLDIVDAGGGTGGFAVPLAGLGHRVTVVDPSPDALAALERRAAEAGVQVKGLQGDVTDLGELLPPGCADVVLCHCTLEHVDDPAGALAAIGRVLRDDGVISVIAANSVAAALHRALAGRFDEASRVLGEPGGRWGDRDPMPRRFTREELVGLLTAAGFTVGDVHGVRIFTDIVPSMLAESDPGALIALERAAASHPVFRDIATQLHVIGRKRRPAGD; encoded by the coding sequence ATGCGGGACGCCACACGGCAGACCGTCGTCTGGGAGGCGCTGCGCGCCGTCCTCGCCGAGCGGGCCGCGGCCGCCGGCACCGGTTCGCTCGACATCGTCGACGCCGGCGGCGGCACCGGTGGCTTCGCCGTCCCCCTCGCCGGGCTCGGGCACCGGGTGACCGTGGTCGACCCCTCGCCCGACGCGCTCGCCGCGCTGGAACGCCGGGCCGCCGAGGCCGGGGTCCAGGTGAAGGGCCTCCAGGGCGACGTGACCGACCTCGGCGAGCTGCTCCCGCCGGGCTGCGCCGACGTGGTGCTCTGCCACTGCACGCTCGAGCACGTGGACGATCCGGCCGGCGCGCTCGCCGCCATCGGCCGCGTCCTCCGCGACGACGGCGTGATCAGCGTGATCGCGGCGAACTCGGTCGCCGCCGCGCTCCACCGCGCGCTCGCGGGCCGGTTCGACGAGGCGAGCCGCGTTCTCGGCGAGCCGGGCGGGCGCTGGGGCGACCGGGATCCGATGCCGCGCCGGTTCACCCGCGAGGAGCTCGTCGGGCTGCTCACCGCGGCCGGGTTCACCGTCGGGGACGTGCACGGCGTGCGGATCTTCACCGACATCGTGCCCAGCATGCTCGCCGAGAGCGATCCCGGCGCGCTGATCGCGCTGGAGCGGGCCGCCGCCTCCCACCCGGTGTTCCGCGACATCGCCACCCAGCTCCACGTCATCGGGCGCAAGCGGCGGCCGGCCGGAGATTAG
- a CDS encoding DNA polymerase IV produces the protein MSRQPIRGSVPDGPAGDTGCPILHVDMDAFYASVELLDRPELRGAPVIVGSPGPRGVVLSASYEARRYGVRSAMPMTQARRRCPAAVIIPPRHAKYAEVSRGIMELLRDITPLVEPIALDEAFLDVGGARRRLGPPAAIARMIREQVAGRFGITCSVGVANSKFVAKLASRRCKPDGMLVVPADKVIEFLHPLPVAELWGVGERTEQALTRLGIRTVGDLARVPVATLRREFGALGERLAELAWGRDDRPVVPDAPDKSIGSEETFSHDVDDPETIKRELLRLSERVAARLRAGGYVGRTVSVKLRRSDFTTITRSRTLREPTDVAREIYGTARGLYESSGLERARLRLVGVRVENLRPAATAAHQLSLGEREKGWRDVERAMDRVIMRFGPGAVRPASLVEPPHDEMGL, from the coding sequence ATGTCCAGGCAGCCCATCCGCGGATCGGTGCCGGACGGCCCGGCCGGCGACACCGGCTGCCCGATCCTGCACGTGGACATGGACGCCTTCTACGCCAGCGTCGAGCTGCTCGACCGGCCGGAGCTGCGGGGCGCCCCGGTGATCGTCGGGTCGCCCGGTCCCCGGGGCGTGGTGCTGAGCGCCAGCTATGAGGCCCGCCGGTACGGCGTCCGCTCGGCGATGCCGATGACGCAGGCCCGCCGCCGCTGCCCGGCTGCCGTGATCATCCCGCCGCGCCACGCCAAGTACGCCGAGGTCTCCCGGGGGATCATGGAACTCCTCCGGGACATCACCCCGCTGGTGGAGCCGATCGCGCTGGACGAGGCGTTCCTCGACGTCGGCGGCGCCCGCCGCAGGCTCGGCCCGCCCGCCGCGATCGCCCGCATGATCCGCGAGCAGGTGGCCGGGCGCTTCGGCATCACCTGCTCGGTCGGGGTGGCGAACAGCAAGTTCGTGGCGAAGCTCGCCTCGCGGCGGTGCAAACCGGACGGCATGCTGGTCGTCCCCGCCGACAAGGTGATCGAGTTCCTCCACCCGCTCCCCGTCGCCGAGCTCTGGGGGGTGGGGGAGCGCACGGAGCAGGCCCTGACCCGCCTCGGCATCCGGACCGTCGGCGATCTCGCCCGGGTTCCGGTGGCCACCCTCCGGCGCGAGTTCGGCGCGCTGGGGGAGCGCCTCGCCGAGCTGGCCTGGGGCCGGGACGACCGCCCCGTGGTCCCGGACGCCCCCGACAAGAGCATCGGCAGTGAGGAGACGTTCTCCCACGACGTCGACGACCCGGAGACGATCAAGCGGGAGCTGCTGCGGCTGTCGGAGCGGGTCGCCGCCCGGCTCCGGGCGGGCGGGTACGTCGGCCGCACGGTGAGCGTGAAGCTCCGCCGCTCCGACTTCACCACCATCACCCGGTCGCGGACCCTGCGCGAGCCGACCGACGTGGCGCGGGAGATCTACGGGACGGCGCGCGGCCTGTACGAGTCCTCCGGCCTGGAGCGGGCGCGGCTGCGGCTGGTCGGGGTGCGCGTGGAGAACCTCCGCCCGGCCGCCACGGCCGCGCACCAGCTCAGCCTGGGCGAGCGGGAGAAGGGCTGGCGCGACGTGGAACGGGCCATGGACCGGGTGATCATGCGATTCGGCCCGGGAGCGGTACGCCCGGCGTCGCTGGTGGAGCCCCCGCATGATGAGATGGGTCTATGA
- a CDS encoding DUF3040 domain-containing protein produces the protein MPLSEHEQRLLDQIEQALYAEDPKWAHSVRISDPRNHYKRRLIKAAIGFAFGVVLLMVGVVAQQIPLGVAGFVVMLAASLWGLSSWKRMNGFAYPPSPDEGRPPMRRPKQTFMERMEERWRRRQEER, from the coding sequence GTGCCGCTGTCTGAGCACGAGCAGCGCTTGCTCGACCAGATCGAGCAGGCCCTCTACGCGGAGGACCCGAAGTGGGCGCACAGCGTCCGGATCAGTGACCCCCGCAACCACTACAAGCGCCGCCTGATCAAGGCGGCGATCGGCTTCGCCTTCGGTGTGGTGCTGCTGATGGTCGGCGTGGTGGCGCAGCAGATCCCGCTGGGCGTCGCCGGCTTCGTCGTGATGCTCGCCGCCTCGCTGTGGGGCCTGTCGAGCTGGAAGCGGATGAACGGCTTCGCGTACCCCCCGTCGCCGGACGAGGGGAGGCCGCCGATGCGCCGGCCGAAGCAGACCTTCATGGAGCGCATGGAGGAGCGCTGGCGCCGCCGCCAGGAAGAGCGCTGA
- a CDS encoding transglutaminaseTgpA domain-containing protein, whose amino-acid sequence MMIRLSIAGALATAAVTATLQPLIAGGSWWWDCLGAILVVTGAGIAASRLRLRPWAVPPVMLAVTLVFLTAAFAPGEAWLRIVPTEESLGRLGDLVSTGFGEIQRYSAPVPATPGVRLITAGGVALIAILVDWLAIRLRSAAAAGMPLLALFTVPAAVLTEPIAWPVFVLAAAGYLGLLAADGRERLHGWGPVITLHRARAVSRRRDLVRPALPGKRIGAAAVALAVVVPALLPTLTPNPVAGFGAGNGTGAGGGTIGIPDAVAELGGQLRRFENRIVLTYTSSDDRPRYLRIYALDVFDGVKWTVGSLRGRPQDRVSAGPLPPAPGLGPDVEVARAEMEIKISDEISELRFLPLPYPATRVEAEGDWRADRATLTVFSPSDEAAGLEYRVEMGEPRPTADQLDAAGVEPPDERYLALPDDLDPRIAALAEEVTQEADTPYRKAVALQRWFTETGGFTYSLLASGSGSRAIARFLLTSRAGYCEQFASAMAVMARILGIPARVSIGYTGGTRSEDSWVVTTHDAHAWPELYFDGIGWLRFEPTPSGATGQGTAEPPSYTLPAPPTVTPNAGPSAAASAEPDEAEPTAAPTAAGRRAIDDPDLGAVPTGQDTGVPGAVKAGLVAVLVLLVALIPAGVRRAVWLRRRRVLGGGAPAPAIEAAWAELCDTLTDLGLARLPSESPRALCRRISERHGLGGADAASLAAIGAAQERLSYAPSPGGAAPTAEDLRRVRRALARTVSRWRRAGAVLAPASTFRRARALAERALDLFDMLEAVRIGRARG is encoded by the coding sequence ATGATGATCCGGCTGTCGATCGCGGGGGCGCTGGCCACGGCCGCCGTCACGGCGACCCTGCAGCCGCTCATCGCCGGCGGCTCCTGGTGGTGGGACTGCCTCGGCGCGATCCTCGTGGTGACCGGGGCCGGGATCGCCGCCTCCCGGCTGCGCCTCCGGCCGTGGGCGGTGCCGCCGGTCATGCTCGCCGTCACCCTGGTGTTCCTGACCGCGGCCTTCGCCCCGGGCGAGGCGTGGCTGCGGATCGTCCCGACCGAGGAGTCGCTCGGCAGGCTCGGCGATCTCGTCTCCACCGGGTTCGGCGAGATCCAGCGGTACAGCGCACCGGTGCCGGCCACCCCGGGCGTCCGCCTGATCACCGCGGGCGGGGTCGCGCTCATCGCCATCCTCGTCGACTGGCTCGCGATCCGGCTGCGCAGCGCGGCCGCGGCCGGGATGCCCCTGCTCGCGCTCTTCACCGTGCCGGCGGCCGTGCTCACCGAGCCGATCGCCTGGCCGGTGTTCGTGCTCGCCGCCGCCGGGTACCTGGGGCTGCTCGCCGCCGACGGCCGGGAGCGGCTGCACGGCTGGGGCCCGGTGATCACGCTGCACCGGGCCAGGGCGGTGAGCCGCCGTCGCGATCTCGTCCGGCCGGCGCTGCCGGGCAAGCGGATCGGCGCGGCGGCGGTCGCGCTCGCCGTCGTGGTCCCCGCGCTGCTGCCGACGCTCACGCCCAACCCCGTGGCCGGCTTCGGCGCGGGCAACGGCACCGGGGCGGGCGGTGGCACCATCGGCATCCCCGACGCGGTCGCCGAGCTGGGCGGGCAGCTCCGCCGGTTCGAGAACCGGATCGTCCTCACCTACACCAGCAGCGACGACCGGCCGAGATACCTGCGCATCTACGCCCTCGACGTCTTCGACGGGGTGAAGTGGACGGTGGGCTCGCTGCGGGGCCGGCCGCAGGACCGGGTCTCCGCCGGGCCGCTCCCCCCGGCCCCCGGGCTCGGCCCGGATGTCGAGGTGGCCCGGGCGGAGATGGAGATCAAGATCAGTGACGAGATCAGTGAGCTGAGGTTCCTCCCGCTGCCGTACCCGGCGACCCGGGTCGAGGCCGAGGGCGACTGGCGGGCGGACCGGGCCACGCTCACCGTGTTCTCCCCCAGCGACGAGGCGGCCGGGCTGGAGTACCGGGTCGAGATGGGCGAGCCGCGGCCCACGGCCGACCAGCTCGACGCGGCGGGCGTCGAGCCACCCGACGAGCGGTACCTGGCGCTCCCCGACGACCTCGACCCCCGGATCGCCGCGCTCGCCGAAGAGGTGACCCAGGAGGCCGACACCCCGTACCGGAAGGCGGTCGCCCTGCAGCGGTGGTTCACCGAGACGGGCGGGTTCACCTACAGCCTGCTCGCCTCCGGCTCCGGGTCCCGGGCCATCGCCCGGTTCCTGCTGACCTCCCGCGCCGGGTACTGCGAGCAGTTCGCGAGCGCGATGGCGGTGATGGCCCGGATCCTCGGGATCCCGGCCCGGGTGTCGATCGGGTACACCGGCGGCACCCGGTCGGAGGACTCCTGGGTCGTCACCACGCACGACGCCCACGCCTGGCCCGAGCTGTACTTCGACGGCATCGGGTGGCTGCGGTTCGAGCCGACGCCCTCCGGCGCCACCGGGCAGGGCACGGCCGAGCCGCCGTCGTACACGCTCCCGGCGCCGCCCACCGTGACGCCGAACGCCGGCCCGTCGGCGGCCGCCTCGGCGGAGCCGGACGAGGCGGAGCCCACGGCCGCCCCGACCGCGGCCGGCCGCCGCGCGATCGACGATCCCGACCTCGGCGCGGTCCCCACCGGCCAGGACACCGGCGTGCCCGGCGCGGTCAAGGCGGGGCTCGTGGCGGTCCTGGTCCTGCTGGTCGCGCTGATCCCCGCTGGGGTGCGGCGGGCCGTCTGGCTGCGGCGGCGCCGGGTGCTCGGCGGCGGCGCGCCCGCCCCGGCGATCGAGGCGGCCTGGGCGGAGCTCTGCGACACGCTCACCGACCTCGGGCTGGCCAGGCTGCCCAGCGAGAGCCCGCGGGCGCTCTGCCGGCGGATCTCCGAGCGCCACGGGCTCGGTGGCGCGGACGCCGCCTCGCTCGCGGCGATCGGGGCCGCGCAGGAGCGGCTCAGCTACGCCCCCTCCCCCGGCGGCGCGGCGCCCACGGCCGAGGACCTCCGGCGGGTGCGGCGCGCGCTCGCCCGCACCGTGTCCCGATGGCGGCGGGCCGGCGCGGTCCTCGCCCCGGCCTCGACGTTCCGGCGCGCCCGGGCGCTCGCCGAGCGCGCGCTCGACCTGTTCGACATGCTCGAGGCGGTCAGGATCGGCCGGGCCCGGGGATGA